The Yersinia intermedia genome window below encodes:
- the sapB gene encoding putrescine export ABC transporter permease SapB, whose amino-acid sequence MIIFTLRRLLLLVITLFMLSLVSFSLSYFTPHAPLNGASLPDAYRFYFSSLLQWDFGVSSINSQPISEQLREAFPATMELCVLAFTLALFVGIPLGIIAGVMRGKWADIAISSIALLGFSIPVFWLALLLMLFFSLHLGWLPVSGRFDLLYQVKPVTGLALVDAWLSPSPYRKEMMLSAVQHMILPITALAVAPTTEVIRLMRTSTDDVIGQNYIKAAATRGLSRFTIIRRHVLHNALPPIIPKLGLQFSTMLTLAMITEVVFNWPGLGRWLINAIRQQDYAAISAGVMVVGSLVIVINVLSDILGAMMTPLKHKEWYALR is encoded by the coding sequence ATGATTATCTTTACGTTACGGCGCTTATTACTGTTAGTGATAACATTATTTATGTTGTCACTGGTCAGTTTTAGTCTGAGCTATTTTACCCCTCATGCACCGTTAAATGGTGCATCCTTACCTGATGCTTACCGCTTCTATTTCAGTAGCTTACTTCAGTGGGATTTTGGGGTTTCTAGCATCAATAGTCAGCCAATTAGTGAGCAATTGCGTGAAGCCTTCCCTGCCACCATGGAATTATGTGTGCTGGCCTTTACACTGGCGTTATTTGTCGGCATTCCGTTGGGCATTATTGCCGGTGTAATGCGTGGTAAATGGGCTGATATCGCCATCAGTTCTATCGCATTACTCGGTTTCTCAATTCCTGTTTTCTGGTTGGCGCTGTTACTGATGCTGTTCTTTTCGCTGCATTTAGGTTGGTTGCCAGTTTCTGGTCGGTTTGACCTGTTATATCAGGTCAAACCGGTCACTGGTCTGGCTCTGGTCGATGCATGGCTATCCCCCTCACCGTATCGCAAAGAGATGATGCTCAGTGCTGTGCAGCATATGATCCTACCCATCACCGCACTGGCGGTGGCCCCAACGACCGAAGTCATTCGTCTGATGCGCACCAGTACCGATGATGTTATCGGGCAAAACTACATTAAAGCGGCGGCTACTCGCGGCTTATCGCGTTTTACCATTATTCGCCGTCATGTGTTGCATAATGCCTTGCCCCCGATCATTCCGAAACTGGGGCTACAGTTCTCCACCATGCTGACGTTAGCGATGATAACCGAAGTGGTATTTAACTGGCCGGGGTTGGGCCGTTGGCTGATTAACGCCATTCGCCAGCAAGATTACGCTGCGATTTCTGCAGGTGTGATGGTGGTTGGGTCGTTGGTTATCGTCATTAATGTCCTGTCAGATATTCTGGGCGCAATGATGACACCGTTAAAGCATAAGGAATGGTATGCCCTTCGATAA
- the sapC gene encoding putrescine export ABC transporter permease SapC: protein MPFDNVYREKKMPSPLLYTWRLFYGDALAMVGFYGVLALLVLCVLGNTLAPYALDQQFLGYQLLPPSWSRYGNVSFFLGTDDLGRDILSRLLAGTASTYGSALLVTLAAALCGVVLGVFAGITHGFRSAILNHVLDTLLSIPSLLLAIIVVAFVGPSLEHAMFAVWLALLPRMVRTIYSAVHDELDKEYVIAARLDGASTPHILAYAIFPNIAAVLVTEFTRALSMAILDIAALGFLDLGAQLPSPEWGAMLGDSLDLVYVAPWTVMLPGGAILVSVLLVNLLGDGMRRAINSGVE, encoded by the coding sequence ATGCCCTTCGATAATGTCTACCGTGAGAAGAAAATGCCCAGTCCGCTGCTGTATACCTGGCGGCTTTTCTATGGCGATGCCTTGGCAATGGTGGGCTTCTACGGCGTCCTCGCCCTATTAGTGCTTTGTGTGTTGGGCAATACACTTGCCCCCTATGCCCTTGACCAACAGTTTTTGGGCTACCAACTGCTCCCGCCCTCTTGGTCACGCTATGGCAACGTTTCGTTCTTCCTTGGCACTGATGATCTTGGCCGCGATATTTTAAGCCGATTATTGGCAGGAACCGCATCGACTTATGGTTCTGCGCTGTTGGTAACCCTTGCTGCGGCGCTGTGTGGCGTGGTGCTCGGTGTATTTGCCGGTATCACTCACGGCTTTCGTTCCGCTATTCTTAATCATGTGCTGGATACCCTGCTCTCTATCCCGTCTCTGCTGCTGGCCATCATTGTGGTCGCCTTTGTCGGGCCGAGTTTAGAACATGCCATGTTCGCCGTTTGGCTGGCACTGTTACCTCGAATGGTACGAACCATTTATAGCGCCGTACATGATGAGTTGGATAAAGAATATGTTATTGCCGCCCGTTTAGACGGCGCGTCCACCCCTCATATTCTGGCTTATGCTATTTTCCCCAATATTGCGGCTGTGCTAGTCACTGAATTTACCCGTGCGCTGTCAATGGCAATCCTGGATATTGCCGCATTGGGCTTTTTGGATTTAGGTGCGCAATTGCCCTCACCGGAGTGGGGTGCGATGTTGGGGGACTCACTTGATTTAGTCTATGTCGCCCCGTGGACCGTGATGTTGCCGGGTGGCGCAATTTTAGTCAGCGTACTGCTGGTTAACCTGTTGGGCGATGGCATGCGCCGGGCAATTAATTCGGGGGTGGAATAA